In Bosea vestrisii, the following are encoded in one genomic region:
- a CDS encoding LacI family DNA-binding transcriptional regulator: MTASIPAYGRTLPTLADVAALAGVSTATADRALNGRPGVRPTTLRRVLQAAKELDYIADVSERMPAGMKPLRLAFLLPSGENSFLGMLGRLVARAQEQFAGFNMRARVEYIEGFRPDLLAQELKRIGREVDGVAFMALEHPLVREAVNLLAERGVPTVALISDIAHSARAAYVGLDNRAAGRTAGYLLARFMGDRPAKVAMIVGSLSYRAHEEREMGFLHLFQELYPAIEVVGLREGHDEEARNYRQTKTLLAQHPDLAGIYNIGGGPEGIGRALREVGRQHDTVFVGHGLTRETRSLLMDGVMDAVLTQNPQATLMDCIAIFANLRAGRAATEGTARPGIEIVLRENLP, encoded by the coding sequence ATGACGGCCTCTATCCCCGCCTATGGGCGAACCCTGCCGACCTTGGCTGACGTGGCGGCGCTGGCCGGCGTCTCGACGGCGACGGCCGATCGTGCGCTCAACGGCCGTCCCGGCGTGAGGCCGACGACGCTGCGCCGTGTGCTCCAGGCGGCCAAGGAGCTGGACTACATTGCCGATGTGAGCGAGCGCATGCCCGCCGGAATGAAACCCTTGCGGCTCGCCTTCCTGCTGCCCTCCGGCGAGAACAGCTTCCTCGGCATGCTGGGCCGACTGGTGGCGCGGGCGCAGGAGCAGTTCGCCGGTTTCAACATGCGGGCGCGGGTCGAGTACATCGAAGGCTTTCGCCCCGATCTGCTGGCGCAGGAGCTGAAGCGCATCGGCCGCGAGGTCGACGGCGTCGCCTTCATGGCGCTCGAACATCCTCTGGTGCGCGAGGCGGTCAACCTGCTGGCGGAGCGCGGCGTGCCTACCGTGGCGCTGATCTCCGACATCGCCCATAGCGCGCGCGCGGCTTATGTCGGACTCGACAATCGGGCGGCCGGACGCACCGCCGGCTATCTGCTCGCGCGCTTCATGGGCGACAGGCCCGCCAAGGTCGCGATGATCGTCGGATCGCTCAGCTATCGGGCGCATGAGGAGCGCGAGATGGGCTTCCTGCATCTCTTCCAGGAGCTCTATCCGGCGATCGAGGTGGTCGGCCTGCGCGAGGGGCACGACGAGGAGGCCAGGAACTACCGCCAGACGAAGACCTTGCTGGCGCAGCATCCCGACCTCGCGGGAATCTACAATATCGGCGGCGGTCCGGAGGGGATCGGCCGGGCGCTGCGCGAGGTCGGGCGCCAGCACGATACCGTCTTCGTCGGACATGGGCTCACCCGTGAAACGCGCAGCCTGCTGATGGACGGCGTCATGGATGCGGTCCTCACACAGAACCCGCAGGCGACCCTGATGGACTGCATCGCCATCTTCGCGAACCTGCGCGCCGGGCGAGCGGCGACCGAAGGCACGGCCCGCCCGGGCATCGAGATCGTGCTCCGCGAGAACCTGCCTTGA
- a CDS encoding GSCFA domain-containing protein, which yields MRIEYNAGTALSIMRGNPVRGWISGKPEKMAKERLTTGNYLSVEHKSKFKIDPSWPIFTMGSCFAREVENILMMRGLPLLLRGHGVPAEHFESWDEEVGRGGGANRGELSRGALNKYSVRSMTHELRRVLAGESYPNDGLVELAPGQWFDPHASGLKLLDRETAFANRKRLTEATAQIKNARICFFTLGLTETWLDSETGIAMNAHPGPTWLARMPDRFRFIDYGYDTTLADMLDTIGLIREHCHPEMRFIVTVSPVPFGATFKDADVIVANSASKSVLRAVAEELFRRFDYVDYFPSYEIVLNSPRTIAFEDDQLHIAREMVAHVMTTFQGAYLGDAAQPQAA from the coding sequence ATGCGGATCGAGTACAATGCAGGTACAGCCCTTTCCATCATGCGCGGCAATCCCGTGCGTGGTTGGATCTCTGGCAAGCCGGAGAAGATGGCCAAGGAACGGCTGACCACCGGCAACTACCTGTCCGTCGAGCACAAATCGAAATTCAAGATCGATCCGTCATGGCCGATCTTCACCATGGGCTCGTGCTTTGCCCGCGAGGTCGAGAACATCCTGATGATGCGCGGGCTGCCGCTACTGCTGCGCGGTCACGGCGTGCCGGCCGAACATTTCGAGAGCTGGGATGAGGAGGTCGGCCGCGGCGGCGGCGCCAATCGCGGCGAGCTTTCCCGCGGCGCGCTCAACAAATACTCGGTCCGTTCGATGACGCACGAGCTCAGGCGCGTCCTGGCAGGCGAGAGCTATCCCAATGACGGGCTGGTCGAGCTCGCGCCCGGGCAATGGTTCGATCCGCATGCCAGCGGCCTGAAATTGCTCGACCGCGAGACCGCCTTCGCCAACCGCAAACGCCTCACCGAGGCGACCGCGCAGATCAAGAATGCGCGCATCTGCTTCTTCACGCTCGGCCTGACCGAGACCTGGCTCGATTCCGAGACCGGGATTGCGATGAATGCGCATCCCGGTCCGACCTGGCTGGCGCGCATGCCCGATCGCTTCCGCTTCATCGACTATGGCTACGATACCACTCTGGCCGACATGCTCGACACGATCGGGCTGATCCGCGAGCACTGCCATCCGGAGATGCGCTTCATCGTCACCGTCTCGCCGGTGCCGTTCGGCGCGACCTTCAAGGATGCCGACGTGATCGTCGCCAACAGCGCCTCGAAATCGGTGCTGCGCGCCGTGGCCGAGGAATTGTTCCGCCGCTTCGACTACGTCGACTACTTCCCGAGCTACGAGATCGTGCTCAACTCGCCGCGCACCATCGCCTTCGAGGACGATCAGCTCCACATCGCCCGCGAGATGGTCGCGCATGTGATGACGACCTTCCAGGGCGCCTATCTCGGCGATGCCGCACAGCCGCAGGCGGCCTGA
- a CDS encoding polysaccharide pyruvyl transferase family protein yields MNAPVLNLGSVVSAENAIKILRATTGEVVVAIGRRPDRSWPVLKLMLDGQEYATIQPGAIVTAEADVAELTIPLPSLPNGRPHSVAIADAATGTLAPGSNLRPIATETKLRALVIYPAGEVYEHDKVRWYRAPMEKLLSDYFNIGDMIVYDSTLKLLRYAHLEPMKIMSPTDADIARYANEFDFVFVRGSNFIHENMEWFRAVEVLEKVKLPVYAIGVGAQASQNRKIELPEASKRFWSIVAERSAAIGVRGAFSAETLRQNGIKNVEVVGCPSIFRTRNRDLKIRIPDQREVRKVAFSLRREADKSYTADPEAYLRNQKAALLKVDSQSEMVMSSHGEQEEKAFFLRDGAAKEKAVAEFVRTKWWDGPDDAPMRRIYEKQLFSFFDVERYDEFARSIDLAVGYRVHGVLPAVAQGVPGVLVAYDTRSQELAETLKIPVVPEAALAEGGWRAVYQEAALNNLAKSYAASYDRMRGFLDHNGIPHRM; encoded by the coding sequence ATGAACGCGCCCGTGCTCAATCTCGGCTCCGTCGTCTCTGCCGAGAACGCCATCAAAATCCTGCGCGCCACCACCGGCGAGGTCGTCGTCGCCATCGGGCGCAGGCCCGACCGGAGCTGGCCGGTACTCAAGCTCATGCTCGACGGGCAGGAATACGCCACCATCCAGCCCGGCGCGATCGTCACGGCTGAGGCGGATGTCGCCGAGCTGACCATCCCGCTGCCAAGCCTGCCCAATGGGCGTCCCCACTCGGTCGCGATCGCCGACGCAGCCACGGGCACGCTCGCCCCGGGTTCGAATCTGCGTCCGATCGCGACCGAGACCAAATTGCGCGCGCTGGTGATCTACCCGGCCGGCGAGGTCTACGAGCACGACAAGGTGCGCTGGTACCGCGCGCCGATGGAAAAGCTGCTCAGCGACTATTTCAACATCGGCGACATGATCGTCTACGACTCGACGTTGAAGCTCCTGCGCTATGCGCATCTGGAGCCGATGAAGATCATGTCGCCGACCGATGCCGACATCGCCCGCTACGCTAACGAATTCGACTTCGTCTTCGTGCGCGGCTCGAACTTCATCCACGAGAACATGGAATGGTTCCGCGCCGTCGAGGTGCTGGAGAAGGTCAAGCTGCCGGTCTACGCGATCGGCGTCGGAGCCCAGGCCAGCCAGAACCGCAAGATCGAGCTGCCTGAGGCGTCGAAGCGCTTCTGGTCGATCGTCGCCGAGCGCTCGGCAGCGATCGGCGTGCGCGGCGCCTTCAGCGCCGAGACCCTGCGCCAGAACGGCATAAAGAATGTCGAGGTCGTCGGTTGCCCGTCGATCTTCCGGACCCGCAACCGCGACCTCAAGATCCGCATTCCCGACCAGCGCGAGGTTCGGAAGGTCGCCTTCAGCCTGCGCCGCGAGGCCGACAAGAGCTATACCGCCGACCCGGAAGCCTATCTGCGCAATCAGAAGGCCGCGCTGCTCAAGGTCGACAGCCAGAGCGAGATGGTGATGTCCTCGCATGGCGAGCAGGAGGAGAAGGCGTTCTTCCTGCGCGATGGCGCCGCGAAGGAGAAGGCCGTCGCCGAGTTCGTTCGGACCAAGTGGTGGGACGGTCCGGACGATGCGCCGATGCGGCGGATCTACGAGAAGCAACTATTCTCCTTCTTCGACGTCGAGCGTTACGACGAATTCGCCCGCTCGATCGACCTTGCCGTCGGCTACCGCGTCCACGGCGTGCTCCCGGCAGTGGCGCAGGGCGTGCCGGGCGTGCTGGTCGCCTATGACACGCGCAGCCAGGAACTGGCCGAGACGCTGAAGATCCCAGTGGTGCCGGAAGCGGCACTGGCCGAGGGCGGCTGGCGCGCCGTCTATCAGGAGGCGGCGCTGAACAACCTGGCGAAGAGCTACGCCGCCTCCTACGACCGGATGCGCGGCTTCCTCGACCACAACGGCATTCCCCACCGCATGTGA
- a CDS encoding polysaccharide pyruvyl transferase family protein, producing the protein MARILVISPSGEVYDHNNVRWYKHAELQSHINHYHNIGDAFVFDSSLKLLNFETLEELPITSIDEAQIDRFNAEFDYVFLRGSNYVHAGMNWSRTAEVLRRLKLPVLAFGIGAQAPVSGKLELSEDTKTVLKLISDSTASVGVRGTYSAEVMNELGIKNARIIGCPTAFRNNRPDLSIRLPALDTVKQVGVTLRREVSKHYAKDIKRYLTFHRDLVKAMAERFEVTLMSQGEVEEKKLALGTPEQKQEGMAALRENGWATQWYLDERMEGLYRDRMFYSDVVAEYEQLVRKLDLVLGYRLHGNLMALANGTPSIYFTYDSRTVEFAETFQIPSVDVFDGKDFRLEDYWEQARFDRFNAAYARVYGAMSAFLSENKIDHKMVKPAAAAPAPEPERKVA; encoded by the coding sequence ATGGCCCGCATCCTCGTGATCAGCCCATCGGGAGAGGTCTACGACCACAACAATGTCCGCTGGTACAAGCACGCCGAGCTTCAGAGCCACATCAACCACTACCATAATATCGGCGACGCCTTCGTCTTCGATTCCTCGCTGAAGCTGCTCAACTTCGAGACGCTGGAGGAATTGCCGATTACCAGCATCGACGAGGCGCAGATCGACCGGTTCAACGCCGAGTTCGACTATGTCTTCCTGCGTGGCTCGAACTATGTGCACGCCGGGATGAACTGGAGCCGCACCGCCGAGGTGCTGCGCCGGCTGAAGCTGCCGGTGCTCGCCTTCGGCATCGGCGCGCAGGCCCCAGTCAGCGGTAAGCTAGAGCTCAGCGAGGACACCAAGACCGTCCTCAAGCTGATCTCGGACTCGACCGCCTCGGTCGGTGTGCGCGGCACCTATTCGGCCGAGGTCATGAACGAGCTCGGCATCAAGAACGCCCGGATCATCGGCTGCCCGACCGCCTTCCGCAACAACCGGCCCGACCTTTCCATCCGCCTGCCGGCGCTCGACACCGTGAAGCAGGTCGGCGTCACGCTGCGCCGCGAGGTCTCCAAGCATTACGCCAAGGACATCAAGCGCTACCTCACCTTCCACCGCGATCTGGTGAAGGCGATGGCGGAGCGCTTCGAGGTCACGCTGATGTCGCAGGGCGAGGTCGAGGAGAAGAAGCTCGCGCTGGGCACGCCCGAGCAGAAGCAGGAGGGCATGGCGGCCCTGCGCGAGAACGGCTGGGCGACCCAATGGTATCTCGATGAGCGCATGGAAGGGCTCTACCGCGACCGGATGTTCTATTCGGACGTCGTCGCCGAATACGAGCAACTCGTCCGCAAGCTAGATCTCGTCCTCGGCTACCGGCTGCACGGCAATCTGATGGCGCTCGCCAACGGCACGCCGTCGATCTACTTCACCTATGACAGCCGCACCGTCGAATTCGCCGAGACCTTCCAGATCCCGAGCGTCGACGTCTTCGACGGCAAGGACTTCCGGCTTGAGGACTACTGGGAGCAGGCGCGGTTCGACCGCTTCAATGCGGCCTATGCCCGTGTCTACGGCGCAATGAGCGCGTTCCTGAGCGAGAACAAGATCGACCACAAGATGGTGAAGCCGGCTGCGGCCGCACCGGCTCCCGAGCCGGAAAGGAAGGTGGCATGA
- a CDS encoding glycosyltransferase family 4 protein, with translation MRILVVSHGHPSFSLGGAEIASYNLHKGFQAKAEVDTHYLARVGAPTPRHAGTALMSLRQRGGELLYYAEEYDHFLLSNRATEEIERDFVRVLRDLKPDVVHFHHFIGLGLECLFAVRDTLPDALIVVTFHEYLSICHHHGQMVKTGAFKLCYRASPSDCNACFPDISPARFLARETFIKGILNLADHFVSPSRFLAERYQQWGLAAERFSVIENGIDVAEVAPPRPVPEANGRRSRFAYFGQLTPYKGADMLLDAVTRIPDSVWGEDSVLMVYGGNLDRQPEAYKKKFADLVEAAGRRVRFCGAFQNHEMPNLMRSVDWVVMPSVWWENSPIVIQEAFFHGRPILSSNLGGMAEKITDEVDGLHFRSGSPEDLVDCMTRALSEPGLWERLRAGIKKPLSHVDCANQHLALYQRLIAERGMPAPANRAAAPMIA, from the coding sequence ATGCGTATCCTCGTCGTCTCGCACGGCCACCCTTCCTTCTCGCTCGGTGGCGCCGAGATCGCCTCCTACAACCTGCACAAGGGCTTCCAGGCCAAGGCCGAGGTGGACACCCACTACCTCGCCCGTGTCGGGGCGCCGACGCCGCGCCACGCCGGCACGGCATTGATGAGCCTGCGCCAGCGCGGCGGCGAACTGCTCTACTACGCCGAGGAGTACGACCACTTCCTGCTGTCGAACCGGGCAACGGAGGAGATCGAGCGCGACTTCGTCCGCGTGCTGCGCGACCTGAAGCCCGACGTGGTGCATTTCCACCATTTCATCGGGCTGGGTCTCGAATGCCTGTTCGCGGTGCGCGACACCCTGCCGGACGCATTGATCGTGGTGACGTTCCACGAGTACCTCTCGATCTGCCACCACCACGGTCAGATGGTGAAGACCGGCGCTTTCAAGCTCTGCTACCGGGCCTCGCCGAGCGACTGCAACGCCTGCTTCCCCGACATTTCGCCGGCGCGCTTCCTCGCCCGCGAGACCTTCATCAAGGGCATCCTCAACCTCGCAGACCATTTCGTCTCGCCGAGCCGCTTCCTGGCCGAGCGCTACCAGCAATGGGGGCTCGCCGCGGAGCGCTTCTCGGTGATCGAGAACGGCATCGACGTCGCCGAGGTCGCGCCACCGCGGCCGGTGCCCGAAGCCAACGGCCGGCGCTCGCGCTTTGCCTATTTCGGCCAGCTCACGCCCTACAAGGGCGCCGACATGCTGCTCGATGCCGTCACCCGCATTCCGGATTCGGTCTGGGGCGAGGACAGCGTGCTCATGGTCTATGGCGGCAATCTCGACAGGCAGCCGGAGGCCTACAAGAAGAAGTTCGCCGATCTGGTCGAGGCGGCCGGGCGGCGCGTTCGCTTCTGCGGCGCCTTCCAGAACCATGAGATGCCGAACCTGATGCGTTCGGTCGATTGGGTGGTGATGCCTTCGGTCTGGTGGGAGAACTCGCCGATCGTGATCCAGGAGGCCTTCTTCCACGGCCGCCCGATCCTCTCCAGCAATCTCGGCGGCATGGCCGAGAAGATCACCGACGAGGTCGACGGACTGCATTTCCGCTCCGGCAGCCCTGAGGATCTCGTCGACTGCATGACCCGGGCGCTGAGCGAGCCCGGGCTATGGGAGCGCCTGCGTGCAGGCATCAAGAAGCCGCTCAGCCATGTCGACTGCGCCAACCAGCATCTCGCGCTCTACCAGCGCCTGATCGCCGAGCGGGGCATGCCGGCTCCGGCCAATCGCGCCGCCGCGCCGATGATCGCGTGA
- a CDS encoding glycosyltransferase family 2 protein, with protein MSACDAIPGKVPVAVDGNPRNKVETMALTWRRPQADATLAVGFLCLAPAPSPDRGSGAILLGRPGRPLRLILAPKPMPLQAFLAALADEAGQAFPTVVDGLLEVLLAGKSNPRRLRAVGMLLQSVAKPGGFVEVMGPLDDGIFVQGWTANFTAGRTKLLVAHGGLSPAVLEAGTFERDDLGEGARGFFGLLEDCAIRHPSEIERLFFRATDGWRALEVYERHVVLEQITVPGHLRDGLQRGTAPAATTEKLKQASQRFDGRDTISFLDQPVRAGIDDATIVEGTGVLIIGWLFDPDRLTGDVVLRSGTQSCAIDKIWTRAIRPDVTAAFAEDPRFGPAMASRRNSHGFIVFAPKLLPEPGQPLYLEFEIEGHGPAFLPLSPGRNPARRALERVFGLLDPRSSTATAVVEKQIAPALQAAEIPPPKAIETHDIGSFNADAAMGLVIGLDHRQRELSSLFALLAIDPEIRPLPIVVAAPGESFDRLGAEARRLARFYGLQVRLVLVEGVEDTCDALEAGVRASRFQTVALLSGAAQIRMPGWLGRLERAYRGRGGHCVASPTLLFEDNSIRWAGAWLEGEGAGRRVYNRFVGYPLDAIGSLGPMEVAAGATECCVMSRNAFIEVDGFSRSYFTTGEKGLDLCLKLRMNGVPSLWVPEVEIYVVEDGETRPHVGALINLADRTSFDRRWALAISNMRG; from the coding sequence ATGAGCGCCTGCGACGCGATCCCCGGCAAGGTCCCGGTCGCGGTCGACGGCAATCCGCGCAACAAGGTCGAGACGATGGCGCTGACCTGGCGCCGGCCGCAGGCCGATGCCACGCTGGCCGTCGGCTTCCTCTGCCTCGCGCCTGCCCCGTCACCGGATCGCGGTTCCGGCGCGATCCTGCTCGGCCGGCCCGGCCGACCCTTGCGCCTGATCCTGGCGCCAAAGCCGATGCCGCTGCAGGCTTTCCTCGCCGCGCTCGCGGATGAGGCCGGCCAAGCTTTCCCGACCGTGGTCGACGGGCTGCTGGAAGTGCTGCTCGCCGGCAAGTCGAACCCGCGGCGCCTGCGTGCCGTCGGCATGCTTCTGCAATCGGTCGCCAAGCCGGGCGGCTTCGTCGAGGTCATGGGGCCTCTCGACGACGGCATCTTCGTGCAGGGCTGGACTGCGAATTTCACCGCCGGGCGGACCAAGCTGCTGGTCGCGCATGGCGGGCTCTCGCCGGCCGTGCTGGAAGCTGGAACCTTCGAGCGCGACGATCTCGGCGAGGGCGCGCGCGGCTTTTTCGGCCTGCTGGAAGACTGCGCCATCCGCCATCCCAGTGAAATCGAGCGGCTGTTCTTCCGCGCCACCGACGGCTGGCGCGCGCTCGAGGTCTATGAGCGCCATGTTGTGCTCGAACAGATCACCGTGCCCGGCCATCTGCGCGACGGGCTGCAGCGCGGCACCGCGCCGGCTGCCACGACCGAGAAGCTGAAGCAGGCCTCGCAGCGCTTCGACGGGCGCGACACCATCTCCTTCCTCGACCAGCCGGTGCGGGCCGGTATCGACGACGCGACCATCGTCGAAGGCACCGGCGTCCTGATCATCGGCTGGCTGTTCGATCCCGACCGCCTCACCGGCGACGTCGTGCTGCGCAGCGGCACGCAGTCCTGCGCCATCGACAAGATCTGGACACGCGCCATCAGGCCGGACGTCACCGCCGCCTTCGCCGAGGATCCGCGCTTCGGACCGGCCATGGCGAGCCGGCGCAACAGCCATGGCTTCATCGTCTTCGCACCCAAGCTGCTGCCCGAACCGGGGCAGCCGCTCTATCTCGAATTCGAGATAGAGGGCCACGGGCCGGCCTTCCTGCCGCTCTCACCCGGCCGAAACCCGGCGCGGCGCGCGCTGGAGCGGGTCTTCGGCCTGCTCGATCCACGCTCCTCGACGGCCACGGCCGTCGTCGAAAAGCAGATCGCTCCTGCCCTGCAAGCCGCCGAAATCCCGCCGCCCAAGGCGATCGAGACACATGATATCGGCAGCTTCAACGCCGACGCCGCCATGGGGCTGGTGATCGGCCTCGATCATCGCCAGCGCGAGCTCTCCAGCCTGTTCGCACTGCTCGCGATCGATCCGGAGATCAGGCCGCTGCCGATCGTCGTTGCCGCCCCCGGCGAAAGCTTCGACCGGCTCGGCGCCGAGGCGCGCCGGCTGGCGCGGTTCTACGGGCTCCAGGTCCGGCTCGTCCTGGTCGAAGGCGTCGAGGATACCTGCGATGCGCTCGAGGCGGGCGTCCGCGCCAGCCGCTTCCAGACGGTGGCGCTGCTCTCCGGCGCGGCCCAGATCCGGATGCCGGGCTGGCTCGGGCGGCTGGAGCGCGCCTATCGCGGCCGCGGCGGGCACTGCGTCGCCAGCCCGACCCTGCTGTTCGAGGACAATTCGATCCGCTGGGCCGGCGCCTGGCTCGAAGGCGAAGGCGCCGGGCGACGTGTCTACAACCGCTTCGTCGGTTATCCGCTCGATGCGATCGGCAGCCTCGGGCCGATGGAGGTCGCCGCCGGCGCGACCGAATGCTGTGTGATGTCGCGCAACGCCTTCATCGAGGTCGACGGCTTCTCACGCAGCTACTTCACCACTGGCGAGAAGGGCCTCGATCTCTGCCTGAAGCTCAGGATGAACGGCGTGCCGTCGCTCTGGGTGCCGGAAGTCGAGATCTATGTCGTCGAGGACGGCGAGACCCGTCCCCATGTCGGCGCGCTGATCAACCTCGCCGACCGTACCAGTTTCGACCGGCGCTGGGCGCTGGCCATCTCCAACATGAGAGGATGA
- a CDS encoding glycosyltransferase family 4 protein, translated as MSRRILVVAHNHPDLHPGGTEIFAHDLAKAYRAEGCEVLFLGATNAIHRQPHPGTAFQATGADGDLLLWSGHFDRFHLSQIDHYGTLQDLGSLLTEFRPDVIHIHHLVLIGAEFLALARRLLPQASIVMTLHDYYSICHHDGLMVRASDKQRCTGATPGKCHGCFPEIGPDRFLLRERFLKTHLAAVDRFVAPSRFLRQRYIDWGLPSEKIEVVANARPAQMPVPHRHTHGARNRFGYFGNLNPWKGVLPLLQAAKLLREQGADGFELRIHGGAPFQSEAFTTALDKALAEAGAEVIHCGPYRRDEMPALMAEVDWVVMPSIWYENAPLVIQEAFQHRRPVIASNIGGMAEMVRDGIDGLHTRPGDPRHLAQMMARAASEDGLWRRLSEGIARQPGMDDCAQAHLALFDQLKLAEAA; from the coding sequence ATGAGCCGGCGCATCCTCGTCGTCGCCCATAACCACCCGGACCTGCATCCCGGTGGCACCGAGATCTTCGCGCATGACCTGGCGAAGGCCTATCGCGCCGAGGGCTGCGAGGTGCTCTTTCTTGGCGCTACCAATGCGATCCACCGCCAGCCGCATCCGGGCACCGCCTTCCAGGCGACCGGAGCTGATGGCGACCTGCTGTTGTGGAGCGGCCATTTCGACCGCTTCCATCTCAGCCAGATCGACCATTACGGCACCTTGCAGGACCTCGGCTCGCTGCTGACCGAGTTCCGGCCCGACGTGATCCACATCCACCATCTCGTGCTGATCGGCGCCGAGTTCCTGGCACTGGCGCGGCGGTTGCTGCCGCAGGCGTCGATCGTGATGACGCTGCACGACTACTATTCGATCTGCCATCATGACGGGCTGATGGTGCGGGCGAGCGACAAGCAGCGCTGCACCGGCGCGACGCCCGGCAAATGCCATGGCTGCTTCCCGGAGATCGGCCCAGACCGCTTCCTGCTGCGCGAGCGTTTCCTCAAGACGCATCTTGCCGCGGTCGACCGCTTCGTCGCGCCGAGCCGTTTCCTGCGCCAGCGCTACATCGACTGGGGCCTGCCAAGCGAGAAGATCGAGGTCGTCGCCAATGCCAGGCCGGCGCAGATGCCGGTGCCGCATCGGCACACCCATGGCGCGCGCAACCGCTTCGGTTATTTCGGCAACCTCAACCCATGGAAGGGCGTGCTGCCCCTCCTTCAGGCGGCCAAGCTTCTGCGTGAGCAGGGAGCGGACGGGTTCGAGCTGCGCATCCATGGCGGAGCACCGTTCCAGAGCGAGGCCTTCACCACCGCGCTCGACAAGGCGCTGGCAGAGGCTGGCGCCGAAGTCATCCATTGCGGCCCCTATCGCCGCGACGAGATGCCGGCGCTGATGGCCGAGGTCGACTGGGTGGTGATGCCGTCGATCTGGTACGAGAACGCGCCCCTCGTCATCCAGGAAGCCTTCCAGCACCGGCGGCCGGTGATCGCCAGCAATATCGGCGGCATGGCCGAGATGGTGCGCGATGGCATCGACGGACTGCATACCCGTCCCGGCGATCCCCGCCATCTCGCGCAAATGATGGCGCGCGCCGCGAGCGAAGACGGGCTCTGGCGCCGCCTGAGCGAGGGCATCGCGCGCCAACCCGGCATGGACGACTGCGCGCAGGCGCACCTTGCCCTGTTCGATCAACTCAAACTGGCGGAGGCGGCATGA